In Brassica napus cultivar Da-Ae chromosome C2, Da-Ae, whole genome shotgun sequence, the sequence tggttaatgaattcttaaaatcttattataatcttttgttattggtttgtgaacttttaaattctatgaaaatcctatattattcaaaaagtttagtatTTATTGACTTTGTAATTCTATTAAACTCTCTTGTTATTGGGACATAAATTCTCTCTAGTTTTATTCATAACACTCAACTTTACAAATATCACATATAGTCATAgaattctcaaaatctatgcaccaaaaacataaaaacacaaatacacaaacacaacaagatttttttacatttttattgtcaagggaaagataattgtaaaaaaaaaactaaagataaaataaattattaataataacaatttaaaaaaaaaatctttcatgaaatataactatttgatattaaaataaaatcatgagAAAATTCATAGATTGAtcttaaaaacttaaaaacaaaaatcaaacaagacaaatcaaaatgtcaaaatattaaaaaaccaaaatttttatttaattttcaaatagttctattttatgaaagaatttaaaaaataataataatagaaagataattttggaaagaaaagtatatatgaaaatctATAATAATCAATGACAATTTATACAATACATTGGGTAAGAATTCATCAAAtctatttaacttttaaaatctattaactcttaaaattttcaaactcCACACAAATTAACCAAGCGTTTGtagcttggtggtaaaggaggtacagctgtactgcccgccacccgggttcgagtcttggccacaacggatttaacatccaTTCCattggggcgctggacccctttcgggggatagttgggaatgtggctgcccagataccagagttatcaaaaaaaaaaaaaaaacttcacacAAATTCTATTTTCAATAGGCCCCCTTAAGTTTAGTTAGGCATACTGAAAGTGTATGTCGTAAATCTGAGGATTTATCATCGTAACTTATGTTGAAAGTTGcatgttaacaaaaaaatgttgcatgTCGTGTGTAATGcactaattttaaaatgtaaactaAATCAGGAATTTGGATGTAAGTTAACGAGAAAAAACGAGAACTTTTGTGGGGACCAATGTAAGTAAAGTGGGGCCAGCACCGAAGGCGATAAGCAGCTTTTTCACCGCGATGATGTTCCCTGTGTTATTACGTAACCAACCACTCATGTCACGCCACGTTATTTTATTACTGaatttctttatttatcttaCTGTTTTCTTTTGGtgtcaaacaatattttttccaCTTTCCCCCTTTATAATTTcagatattaaaatatttatgtaaaatacAGTATTGTAAAAATATCATCTAATTTAAGTTCAAGCTTACCAAAAACTATAAAttgacttaaaaaaaagaatatcctaCTAACTTCTGAAATTTGGTTAATCGACTTTTCTAGATAGTTGATTAAGTATTTTTGAGTTTTAGTAAAGAATGTAAAGTCTTAAAAGGGTTCGTACCGAGGTATGTTCATAAAAAACATTGCTATTCATCAAgactaaccttttttttttttttaacatcgaATAACTATTATGAAAAACTAAATCACTCCAACAAGCCAGCCACATGTGCCAGCCAAACAGGAGTCTCAACACAAAGGAGAGAAAGGGGTTCAGGATGAGCACGAGCTGCCTAACTAAGAGGAGAATATACTCAAAACAACATGCACATTGTCTTACAGGTTCAGAAGAACATGCGCATAAATTTCACCAAACGAATCTATCAACCTTCATGAGCGACAAATATTATATTGTGTTATATATGTGACGATCAACGTCAACACAAAAAGTAGAGATTGTTTAGTTCAATCCAAGAGTGTAGTGTGATACTTGAGCAACATCACGGGAGAAGAAGCGGATGGATGTTAACACAAAAAGTGTGATGATCTCCCCATCACTTGAACCATGAAAAGTGTATTGCGATCGCGATGAATGTACCACCACTAAACGCTGAGCCTCGAGTAATTAATTTGTTCATACAATTAAATGGAACTAGTTTATTTGAAAAACGTCGCATTCAATAGTTGGTAGAGATAGTTTTAAAAGATCACATTACTTCTCTATTACACACACATAGAAAGTGAAAACTTATGCAACACTTCAGGTAGATGAGAGGAAGACAGTGATAGATTTGTTATGATTAAAAGACCCCCAAAATCTGAATAGAATCTTCTGTTAATAGAGTGTGGGAAAAAAAcacataaactaaaattaaaaggaCATTTCCTTTTGCATCATTAGAGTTTTTGTCTCTGTTTACATTTATATGCCtataaatatgtatacatacaaGTCTAGAGAATCCGCCATTATCGGAATACTCTCAAGTCTCTCATGATCTCAACATAAACAAGACAAAACGCTTTTGTCTCTTTGTCTAAAATCTACGACAAAccaagagaagaaaagaaaaatctcatatatttttttaaaaaattgcatGTTCAGGAAGAAGATTCAAGTAAGTTTGTTTCAGTACCTAGAACCATCTGTAAGTTCTAGATTTCGTGATGTTACAATATGTTAGATAAGTACaactatcttcttttttttcatatttaaaggACGAGACGATTACATTgtatttctctctttttgctGTCGGAAAGTATCTGTATACTTAATTCACACATTAAACTTTTTTACAATGTTGTTCACTATATTCTTTTCTCCTTTATAATAACAATATAATCAAATATAGTGCACAAATGAAAAAGTTGGGAAGTAATAATACGTTCATTCACTTAGATTATGGAAAGTTAACTACGAGTTTAAAACCATGCATATCatgattcttgtttttttcaaaaaaacatttatgcataTAAATTTGTTCAGTCGAGAAATTATATGAGTATTCAAACGTAACGTTGTAAACTTGTCATAATTACAAAGAAAATTCATAATGAAATGGATCAAATAGTTTAATGATATGTGTATGGAAAATTAAAGATACATCTCAATGTAGTCTTACTTGTATTTTACATTCGTTACATGCATATCTTTCTATCTACCACTGATGATAGATTACAAATtgcagaaaatataataataaaaggaTCAAATGGAAAGTCTCACACACATTCCTCCGGGTTATCGATTCCATCCGACCGATGAAGAACTCGTTGACTATTATCTAAAGAAGAAAGTTGCATTTCCAGGAATGCAAGTTGATGTTATCAAAGATGTTGATCTATACAAAATCGAGCCATGGGACATCCAAGGTTTGTATACATTCCAAAATTTAATTTCGATGTCACTAGCTAAATCACTTTATATATACTAGTCATTAGATAGTAAGTCACTATATACTAGTTGTTTAGTAAGTCACACCTTATAGGCGataatgttttttaatatacagAGTTATGTGGAAGAGGGACAAGAGAAGAGAGGGAATGGTATTTCTTTAGCCACAAAGACAAGAAGTATCCAACAGGGACACGAACCAATAGAGCAACGGGCTCAGGATTTTGGAAAGCAACGGGTCGAGACAAGGCCATATACTCGAAGCAAGAGCTAGTCGGGATGCGGAAGACTCTTGTGTTTTACAAAGGTCGAGCTCCAAATGGTCAGAAATCCGATTGGATAATGCACGAGTATCGCCTTGAGACCGATGAAAATGGACCACCTCATGAGGAAGGATGGGTGGTTTGTCGTGCTTTTAAGAAGAAACTAACCACAATGAGTTACAACAATCCAAGAACAATGATGGGACCATCAGGACAAGAATCAAATTGGTTCACACATCAAATGCATGTAGCTAATGGTAGTTACTACCATCTTCCTGACTTAGAGAGTCCAAGAATGTTCCAAGGCTCATCATCATCACATCATAATGATAATGACCCATATGGTGTTGTACTCAGCACAATCAACGCAACACCAACTACACTAGTgcaaggagatgatgaagaagatcaTGGAAATATTATTactaatgatgatgatggtcaCATTATTACTAATGATGATGATCATGGTCATTTTATTACTAATGATAATATGATTATGATGAATACAAAtactgatcatcatcatcatcatcatcatcatcaatcagGATTACTGCTCAGTGATGATCATAATGACCATATGATGGATTGGCAAACTCTTGACAAGTTAGTTGCTTCTCAGCTAATCATGAgccaagaagaggaagaagttaACAAAGATCCATCTGATAATTCTTCCAATGAAACCTTCCATCATCATCTCTCTGGAGAGCAAGCAACAATAGCTTCAATGAAtgcctcttcttctccatgTTCCTTCTACTCTTGGCCTCAAAATACAAACACCTAAAGATCCATCCTCAAACGTGTGTGAATCCGAAtgcctctctctctatataattaattaaggctcatgcttattatataattacataTAACGATtactaattataattttatatgaaatttgttaatttatctTATCACACCGGTGTAACTTTCTTTAGTTTtgtgaaatatataaaactatttctAGATATGGTTCTACACTTGCGTTATATaacacaccaaaaaaaaaatgtcatctTTCAAGAAACTCAAGAACACAACAAGTATCAAAATAAGGATACAAGCATAATCTAAACAAAATCAATTTGAGAAAATGGTCTACAAGTTTGGGAACAAACGGATTACATATAAACTGATAAAACATTCTCAAGACACTAAAGCAGACACactacaaaaaagaagaagagttcCATCACTCTTTTTCTGTGTCAAGCATCTGTACAATCTGAGTCACTCCCTCTACAATTTCTTTTCGGATCATACTGTCTGTCTGGCATATAGAACGTCCGTGGAAGATGGTTGCCGTATCTCTCTGTTGCATCTTTCCCCCACTAGCAGACTTCTCATCCCCTCCACCAATTGTCAATGGCAAAAAACACAACAATAAATTAAAGCAAGCAAAATAATCAacgaacaaaaaaataacagtAAGAAGGGGAAAATACGAGAGGGAAAAATTCTTTATTTCAAGAtcgattataattttttttttaaatatatatacggAAGGGGAAACAATTTATTACAAGATTTGATTTAGAATAACAAAGTGATGGTAAGTGTCAAGAGGCAAATGAAACATTATCATCTCTAACGATCTCAACGACTGGAGACATGTTCTATTTTGTTTCCACTAATTACACATAAGCTTCTTCCATTATTATCAGTCAAGTAATCAATAGTTTCCccttaaaacttttaaatttttcgaaaataagactttgacaaaaaaaaaacagtttgtatatactttttataacaaaattatggttttataaattctgtaaaaaaaaaaaaaagaagaggtgGAGAATGTACCTGACTAAAAgacatcttcatcatctctcCACGTTTGGATCCGGCTCGGTTTTAACATCACCGCTCGAGAGAACGACCTTCATCAGACCCGCCGTTTACTTCACTAACCCGTCGCCAAGCTGCGGCTAGGAGAGGGAAAGATCTAAATTTCATTGGTCGCTACTTTGTGGTGTGGATTGAACTTCTCTCTCAGATTATATAAGGAAATTTGAAAGCAGAAAAGTAGCCGTTTGGAGAAAGTAGCCGTTGGGTTCCTTTGGAGTTTACGAGGTTAATCTCATGTATGCGGGTCCACGGTAGTATAATATTGCTCTTCCTTTGAATTTGTTGTTGCTCGTTCTTctattttctcaaaaaacagATATAttttagggcaaatctccaaaatagcacatttctaagtttatatcacaaaaatagcactcaaaaattaaaatgaccaaaatagcatttatcttttgaaaaatttaaatttttttatttttcaaaatttgaaagcttatccccaaaacctcacttctcaactctaaaccctaaaacctaaactctaaaccctaaaccctaaattttaaaccctaaaccccaccccttgagtgctattttgtgacttttggccttgaatgctagtttgggaacaaaaacttgatttagtgctattttggtctttttctctatattttaaaatcattttaattagaaaaGTAATTAtaatcaaatgtttttttaatataaatatatattatttctttaaatctaTATTGTCTTTACTTAATGTAAGCTAGGTGCGGGCTAGTGCGAgctaatatatattcttaataatttttttactattatatttattttatactaatgtatttaattagatataaataacattttttgtgttttttggtCTTTATTAGCCAAATCTCAATTGTTTATTGTGtggaaatatttttcttaatgtttATACATGATTTTTTATCTAGAAATTAAAtcctaagtttttttaatattaaaaagtctaattttaaaaattttggctTAAGTATAAGCGCATTCAATACGAAGgaacaaatctttatttttgtaGTATAATGTTTGGACATTTTACTATGCAGAAAACTCGAATAAAACTCAATAATACATATCACCGTAATTTTCAGGATCGATTTAAAAAATCTGATATTTGGTTTGGATACCAATAATGTGCATGTTAAACATGTATcactaaatatttaaagtttaaataagCGTCatgtcataaaaataaaataatattaaattaaattcaaGAATTTCAAGCAGAACTCATTGAGACTCAGACGGTAGGTACAAAGGCAATCTCAGATCCTATGGAGGTGGAGAAGGGGCTTCATATAATTCAGGGCTTGGTGGAGAAACAACCTGTGTTGGAGGATGATAAGGTGATGAACATGGATGAGTTTAGAGCTGCCTTTTTGGAACATGGGATTGATATGGATGCAGCGGATGGCTTACCTGATGTTTCTGATGGCGAGATAGAGGATATGATGAAGGAGCAGGAGGAAGATGACACTGCTCAGCGCGAATTGGAGAATGGAACTGGTGAGGGGGAGAAAGAGGTGGTTGATGGAGCTACGGGGAGGAAGCATGTGTCTCGCAAAAGGCTGTTTAAAGCCCCAATGAGCAACGCAGCGAGTATGAAACTGAGGATAGCTAGTGCGCTCGCATCACCCCGCAAACGGGTCCCGGCTAAGCATGGAGCACGTAATGGCGATACTGGCAAGCAGCAGGAAAGCAAGGGTCCTTCAAACCCGAAGAGTGGAATGCCAAAGCCCTAGTTTTATGAATCAAGTGTCTTTTATTGAGTTACGTTTGAGGGTCTTTTattcttgttctgttttttcttcttttcaaatAAGCTCGTTGAGCAAGTATTGGTATTCTGGTCTAATTGTTAGTTTGGTGTCAGTTTGTGGTTTGTTTCAAAGGTGGTCTTTTTGGTTTGATATCATGGTGATTCAAGGGAATAAAAAGACTCTTTTATGGTTTGGGTATTTAGTTTCTCTGCTAAGGTATCTAACAGATTTTTTACGGATCCTTTTATGCATCATAATGTTAAGTATCTTGTCTGGTGGTATCAGTGGGAATGAAAGGAAGAAGGGGCTTCACAGGATTGTTTTCATGGTGATAATATTGCCGATGGATAATAAGATGTTGGTAATAGAGTGGTTTGTACAAATGCTAGTTTTGCTGGTTCTGTTGGATAAAGTGACGTTTGTATTTGAGAGTTATTATCAGAATGGCGAGGAATGGCTTGGTTGGGGGACatgtaaaagaaaacatattattttgtgCTGGTTTGGAAGTGTGAATATTTTTCGTTTGCAAGTTCAAAGTAATATTAGGGCATTAGTTTTTAATTGTCGATTCTTTTGGTTGTTTGGGAGATTATGGTTTTCGGGTTGTAGAATTCATCTAGCCGGTTTAACAACGATGCAAATGCCACAGGTTTGGTTTCGTGAGCGGTGGAAACAGTGCTTTATTAAATACTCTCGGAGTGTGGTCTTCGGTAAAGGTGTGACGGATTTATTTATGGGTACGGCATGTGTTTTAATCATCAGGAGGTGGTTTTCATGGAATTCTGGACTGGATGGGCTTTTGGGTGGCATTGGACCTGAATCTTCTCGCTCGTATGAGCAATACAAacgtttttatttatgaaaatattaagttgGAATTGCAGAGGACTTGGAAGTCATTGGACCATAAGTTATCTTAAGGAAATACGGCATAAACATAAACCagactttttatttctttctgaGACTAAACAGgagtttgattttgtttaaaaatttcaatcTCATTATGGGTATGATAATCTGGTCACGGTGGATCCGAACGGGAGGAGTGGTGGTTTAGCTCTCTTTTATAACAACGAGTACCAAGTAAAGATCCTATATTCTAGTAATCGAATGATTGATGTTGAAGCGGTGAGTAAGGGGAAACAAGTCTTTCTTACTTTTGTTTATGGAGATCCGGTTCAACAGCTTGGAGAACAAGTATGGGAAAGATTAACTCGGTATGGGCTAGCACGATCGGAactttggtttattattggggATCTAAATGAAATTACTGGGAATCATGAAAAGGATGGGGGGGGCTTTACGCAATGCAGCTTCTTTTATTCCCTTTAATAATATGATTAGAAATAGTGGTTTGCTTGAATTTCCGGCTCGAGGTAATAAAATGTCATGGCAAGGACGAAGGGGTAAAGGGAAAGGAGCATTTACGGTTAGATGTCGTCTGGATAGAGCCTTGGCTAACGAGGAATGGCATACACTTTTCCCATATTCTTATACAGAATATTTGAGAATGGTGGGATCGGATCATAGACCAGTGGTAGCTTTTTTGGACGATAAGGTCCCAGGACGGAAAAGAGGACAATTTAGGTTTGACAAGCGATGGATTGGCCAAGAAGGACTCATGGAATCAATTGTATCGGGATGGACAGAAAATCAGGAAGGCATTTCTGATGATTTTACGACAAAGATCAATAATTGTCGTCATGAAATATCAACATGGCGGAAGAATAATCAACCATATGGGAAGGACAAAATTCTTAATCTTCAAAATGCGTTGGAAGAAGTACAA encodes:
- the LOC106385389 gene encoding NAC domain-containing protein 101-like, coding for MESLTHIPPGYRFHPTDEELVDYYLKKKVAFPGMQVDVIKDVDLYKIEPWDIQELCGRGTREEREWYFFSHKDKKYPTGTRTNRATGSGFWKATGRDKAIYSKQELVGMRKTLVFYKGRAPNGQKSDWIMHEYRLETDENGPPHEEGWVVCRAFKKKLTTMSYNNPRTMMGPSGQESNWFTHQMHVANGSYYHLPDLESPRMFQGSSSSHHNDNDPYGVVLSTINATPTTLVQGDDEEDHGNIITNDDDGHIITNDDDHGHFITNDNMIMMNTNTDHHHHHHHHQSGLLLSDDHNDHMMDWQTLDKLVASQLIMSQEEEEVNKDPSDNSSNETFHHHLSGEQATIASMNASSSPCSFYSWPQNTNT